One segment of Thermoanaerobacter kivui DNA contains the following:
- a CDS encoding 4Fe-4S binding protein, which produces MAKVIFNEDLCKGCELCVNACPKKIIEMDMSKINVKGYHPATVKPENMNKCIGCAFCAMMCPDTVITVIK; this is translated from the coding sequence GTGGCAAAAGTTATTTTTAATGAAGATTTATGTAAAGGTTGTGAATTGTGTGTAAATGCTTGTCCCAAGAAAATTATTGAAATGGACATGAGCAAAATAAATGTGAAGGGATATCATCCTGCCACTGTTAAACCGGAAAATATGAACAAATGTATAGGTTGTGCATTTTGCGCTATGATGTGTCCTGATACTGTTATAACAGTTATAAAATAA
- a CDS encoding BON domain-containing protein: MNKDKIIEKNIKEKLEKEKVSYGVDINVRCINGHVTLYGIVDNLSEKNHAQKIAESVEGVKKVENNITIAIDSKITDKDIKESVLRNLQNSKFHEEIGELGVDVTDGIVTLYGKINNAQQEIESISQAAQAMGVKSVISKLELNKEHKIDDVSIVNLVVQKLSRYDLSLPDLVITANNGTVTLSGYVNNLKEKELANEAAQSVNGVKKVINHIKIREKS, from the coding sequence ATGAATAAAGATAAAATTATAGAAAAAAATATAAAGGAAAAATTAGAAAAGGAAAAGGTCTCTTACGGAGTAGATATAAATGTCCGGTGTATCAATGGTCATGTAACTTTGTATGGAATAGTAGATAACTTATCCGAAAAAAATCACGCTCAAAAAATAGCAGAAAGCGTAGAAGGCGTAAAAAAAGTAGAAAATAACATCACAATTGCAATAGACAGCAAAATAACAGACAAAGATATAAAGGAGAGTGTTTTGAGAAATCTTCAGAACTCCAAATTTCATGAAGAAATAGGAGAATTAGGTGTTGATGTAACCGACGGTATCGTAACTTTATATGGAAAGATTAATAACGCACAGCAAGAAATAGAAAGCATAAGTCAAGCAGCCCAAGCCATGGGTGTCAAAAGTGTAATAAGCAAATTAGAACTTAACAAAGAACATAAAATAGATGATGTGTCTATTGTAAATTTAGTAGTACAAAAGCTGTCTCGTTATGATTTGAGTTTGCCTGATTTAGTTATTACAGCAAACAACGGGACAGTAACATTAAGTGGATATGTAAATAATTTAAAAGAAAAAGAATTAGCCAATGAAGCAGCTCAAAGCGTAAATGGGGTAAAAAAAGTGATAAATCATATAAAAATTAGAGAGAAGTCATAG
- a CDS encoding CdaR family protein produces MLTKDFTIKLLSLVLAFLLWLYVMGEENPEIPYEISNVPVKLINSDTLEKKGLIVLDEKNYTVNVKVRGRRSDVLNIAAQNISVFADLSRVNSNGTNVIPVTVEGLPRNVSLVSINPPEIKVEIDKIAKTQMQVTVKIIGNVMDGYAMQPAVPTPGEVLVIGPESKINLIKNVIAGVNVSYKKEDIKISVPVVAVDREGKEVKGVTITPNLVEVYIPVNKSIRVPVVPKIFGKPMEGYMISSVNVLPEYVYITGDETVLNTIKSISTKQIDISGKNEPVTLNVPFDLPDGVKLVKSDINAKVYIDIQKIATKEITISNIDIRGADNKNAVIQNPEIIVTVSGPESIVDGVTSADFNAYIDVTNLSPGTHSLAVNVTTNLNLQIIKIKPDKVTVNIQ; encoded by the coding sequence ATGCTGACTAAAGACTTTACAATAAAATTGCTGTCACTGGTATTGGCTTTTTTACTGTGGCTTTATGTAATGGGAGAAGAGAATCCAGAAATTCCTTATGAAATAAGCAATGTGCCTGTCAAATTGATTAATAGCGATACATTAGAGAAAAAAGGACTTATTGTTTTAGATGAAAAAAATTATACGGTGAATGTAAAAGTAAGAGGAAGGCGCAGTGATGTTTTAAATATAGCAGCTCAGAATATATCAGTTTTTGCAGATTTAAGCAGAGTAAATTCTAATGGGACAAATGTTATTCCTGTTACAGTAGAAGGATTACCTAGAAATGTCTCATTAGTTTCAATAAATCCGCCAGAAATAAAAGTAGAAATAGATAAAATTGCAAAAACGCAAATGCAGGTTACCGTAAAAATAATTGGCAATGTGATGGATGGCTATGCTATGCAACCTGCTGTTCCAACGCCAGGAGAGGTATTAGTGATTGGGCCAGAAAGCAAAATTAATCTTATAAAAAATGTTATAGCTGGGGTCAATGTTTCTTATAAAAAAGAAGATATAAAAATCTCTGTTCCAGTGGTTGCTGTTGACAGAGAAGGAAAAGAAGTAAAAGGCGTTACTATTACTCCTAATCTTGTTGAAGTGTATATTCCCGTAAATAAATCTATTCGTGTGCCTGTAGTTCCTAAAATATTCGGGAAACCAATGGAAGGATATATGATATCATCTGTAAATGTACTGCCAGAGTACGTATATATTACTGGTGATGAGACTGTCCTAAATACGATAAAATCTATAAGCACTAAGCAAATCGATATTTCTGGTAAAAATGAACCTGTCACTTTAAATGTACCTTTTGATTTGCCAGATGGTGTGAAACTTGTTAAAAGCGATATTAATGCAAAAGTATATATAGATATACAAAAAATAGCAACTAAAGAGATTACTATAAGCAATATAGATATAAGAGGAGCAGATAACAAAAATGCTGTAATTCAAAATCCGGAAATAATTGTAACAGTATCTGGACCTGAAAGCATTGTTGATGGAGTTACTTCTGCAGATTTCAATGCATATATAGATGTAACTAATTTATCACCTGGTACGCATTCTTTGGCTGTAAATGTAACGACTAATCTAAACTTACAAATAATAAAAATAAAGCCTGATAAAGTAACTGTAAATATCCAATAA
- the cdaA gene encoding diadenylate cyclase CdaA, with protein MFNGLIDIIKTMRITDVIDILIIAYVMYRLIMVIHKTRAEQLLKGLAVLIVITKLSEWLQLRTVNYILRNAMTVGVIALLIVFQPELRRGLESLGRSGFLGKNFFFFNEEEKDMSEVLGEICDAVQFLSRSKIGALIVLERETGLNELIETGIAMDSKISSELLINTFIPNTPLHDGAVIIRGDRIMAAGCFLPLTDNQNLSSELGTRHRAGIGVTEISDAVAIIVSEETGTISLAQNGRLSRHLDAKTLKEVLSSIFEVKENKKPVWKKWGNKHAD; from the coding sequence TTGTTTAATGGACTTATAGATATCATAAAAACGATGCGAATTACTGACGTTATAGATATTTTAATAATAGCCTATGTCATGTATCGCTTAATTATGGTAATACACAAAACAAGAGCGGAACAGTTACTTAAGGGTCTTGCTGTGCTCATTGTCATCACTAAATTGAGCGAATGGCTGCAACTTAGGACAGTCAATTATATATTGCGAAATGCTATGACTGTAGGAGTTATTGCGCTTTTAATTGTTTTTCAACCGGAGTTAAGGCGTGGATTAGAGTCTTTAGGTAGGAGTGGCTTCTTAGGCAAGAATTTCTTCTTTTTTAATGAAGAGGAAAAAGATATGTCTGAGGTTTTGGGAGAGATATGCGATGCAGTGCAATTTTTGTCCCGCTCAAAAATAGGAGCTTTAATTGTTTTAGAAAGGGAGACAGGCCTTAATGAGCTTATTGAAACTGGCATAGCCATGGATTCTAAAATTTCCAGTGAGCTTTTAATAAATACCTTTATACCTAATACGCCCTTACACGATGGAGCTGTCATAATTCGTGGAGATAGAATTATGGCGGCAGGTTGCTTTTTGCCTTTAACAGACAACCAAAATCTAAGTAGTGAATTAGGAACACGTCATAGAGCGGGAATAGGTGTTACTGAAATATCTGATGCAGTAGCGATAATCGTTTCTGAAGAGACAGGCACTATATCTCTTGCGCAAAATGGCAGGCTTTCAAGGCATCTAGATGCAAAGACTTTGAAAGAGGTATTGTCCAGCATCTTTGAAGTAAAAGAAAACAAGAAGCCTGTATGGAAAAAATGGGGGAACAAACATGCTGACTAA
- a CDS encoding bifunctional enoyl-CoA hydratase/phosphate acetyltransferase: MKKLSEIVKKAKGFNKIFTVAGAEDCEVLLACESARKEGIGNPILVGIKEKIETIAKDIGIDIKQYEIIDEKEESEKCKRAVLEVREGRASFVMKGLVPTATLLKAVLDGEYGIRGEGLLSHVMVYEIPNYHKLLLLTDGGMNISPTLEEKVQILKNAIKVAKAIEIENPKVACLSAVEVVNPKMPSTVEAAKLKEMNQRGEIEGIVDGPLAFDLAISKEAAIHKGVKSEVAGDADILLVPFIEVGNALGKSFTYFAKARSAGIVVGAKAPIVLVSRADSHEDKFNSIAFACAVSF, encoded by the coding sequence TTGAAAAAATTAAGTGAAATTGTAAAGAAAGCAAAAGGATTCAATAAAATATTTACTGTGGCAGGGGCAGAAGACTGTGAAGTATTGTTAGCATGCGAATCTGCAAGAAAAGAAGGGATAGGAAATCCTATATTGGTAGGTATTAAAGAAAAAATAGAAACTATTGCAAAAGATATAGGCATTGATATTAAGCAATATGAAATAATTGATGAAAAAGAAGAGTCGGAAAAATGCAAAAGGGCAGTTTTAGAAGTTAGAGAAGGTAGGGCTTCTTTTGTCATGAAAGGCCTTGTTCCTACGGCTACTCTTTTAAAAGCTGTACTTGACGGCGAATACGGAATTAGAGGAGAAGGACTACTCAGTCATGTAATGGTTTATGAAATTCCCAACTATCACAAGTTATTGCTTTTGACTGATGGAGGAATGAATATAAGTCCCACTTTAGAAGAGAAAGTGCAAATTTTAAAAAATGCTATTAAAGTGGCAAAAGCTATAGAAATAGAAAATCCTAAAGTAGCGTGTTTGTCGGCGGTAGAAGTGGTAAACCCTAAAATGCCTTCCACTGTTGAAGCCGCTAAATTAAAGGAAATGAACCAAAGAGGTGAGATAGAAGGAATAGTAGATGGTCCTTTAGCTTTTGACCTTGCCATAAGCAAAGAGGCGGCAATTCACAAAGGAGTAAAAAGTGAGGTTGCAGGAGATGCCGATATTTTGTTGGTGCCATTTATAGAGGTAGGAAATGCTTTAGGTAAAAGCTTTACTTATTTTGCAAAGGCAAGAAGTGCGGGAATTGTGGTAGGAGCAAAAGCGCCAATTGTTCTAGTTTCAAGAGCTGATTCCCACGAAGATAAGTTTAATTCTATAGCTTTTGCCTGTGCAGTATCTTTTTGA
- the ptb gene encoding phosphate butyryltransferase has translation MRTFEEMYNYVKDLPPKTIAVAQAADEDVLEAIKEAHERGIVKAILVGDKEKIERIASSILMPLKEHEIIDTKNNLEACREAVKIVSEGKADILMKGLVQTAEILRVVLDKEIGLRTGRTLSHVAVFESPYNRLILLTDAAMNIAPDLKVKIDIILNAVDVARQIGIDAPRVAVLGAVETVNPDMQATLDAAILSKMSERGQIKGAIIDGPLALDNALSVEAARHKGIISPVAGNADILLVPDIEAGNMLYKAITYIAERRIAGIIMGAKRPIVLTSRADSSEAKFNSIMLASLASNV, from the coding sequence ATGAGAACATTTGAAGAAATGTATAATTACGTAAAAGACTTGCCTCCCAAAACTATAGCAGTAGCTCAAGCGGCGGATGAAGATGTATTAGAAGCGATTAAAGAAGCTCATGAAAGAGGCATAGTAAAAGCCATATTAGTTGGTGATAAAGAAAAAATAGAAAGGATAGCATCTTCAATATTAATGCCTTTAAAAGAGCACGAAATAATAGATACAAAAAATAACTTAGAAGCTTGTCGCGAAGCTGTAAAGATTGTGAGTGAAGGCAAAGCGGACATATTGATGAAAGGCCTTGTACAGACGGCGGAGATATTAAGGGTTGTTTTAGATAAGGAAATTGGTCTTCGAACTGGTAGAACGTTAAGCCATGTAGCTGTTTTTGAGTCTCCTTATAACAGGCTTATACTTTTGACAGATGCGGCAATGAACATTGCCCCTGATTTGAAAGTGAAAATAGACATAATTTTAAATGCAGTAGACGTTGCAAGGCAAATTGGAATTGATGCTCCAAGGGTTGCAGTTTTAGGAGCTGTCGAAACAGTTAATCCTGATATGCAAGCTACATTAGATGCAGCAATACTTTCAAAAATGAGTGAAAGAGGTCAAATCAAAGGGGCTATAATAGATGGACCGTTGGCTCTTGATAATGCTTTATCGGTAGAAGCGGCGCGGCATAAAGGTATAATAAGCCCTGTTGCGGGGAATGCCGATATTCTTCTGGTTCCTGATATAGAAGCTGGTAATATGCTGTATAAAGCTATAACCTATATAGCAGAAAGAAGGATAGCAGGAATAATAATGGGGGCAAAAAGGCCGATTGTCTTGACTTCAAGGGCAGACTCCAGTGAAGCTAAATTTAACTCTATAATGTTGGCATCTCTTGCTTCTAATGTTTGA
- the buk gene encoding butyrate kinase — translation MVLFLILVINPGSTSTKVAVFRDKESVFTETLRHSTEELSKYKSIIDQFEFRTQAILNMLKEKGISLSEIDAIVGRGGLLKPIESGTYIVNEKMLEDLKKAERGEHASNLGGIIAYTLAKEHNIPAYIVDPVVVDELEDIARITGMPEIEKSSIFHALNQKAIARRLAADLNKKYEEVNLIIAHLGGGISIGAHKHGRVVDVNDALNGEGPFSPERAGGLPVLDLVKLCYSGKYTYQEMKKKLIGQGGIVAHLGTNDVREVYKKIEEGDKKAELVLEAMAYQTAKEIGAMAVVLKGHVDAVGITGGIAYNEDFVKRISERVKFIAPVYVYPGEDEMLALAQGAYRVLSGEEKAKMYS, via the coding sequence ATTGTTTTGTTTTTGATTCTCGTAATAAATCCCGGTTCTACATCTACAAAAGTTGCCGTGTTTAGAGACAAAGAGTCGGTTTTTACTGAGACTTTGAGACACAGCACTGAAGAACTTAGCAAATACAAAAGTATTATTGACCAGTTTGAATTTAGAACTCAGGCGATTTTAAATATGTTAAAAGAAAAAGGCATTTCTCTTTCAGAAATTGATGCAATAGTAGGGAGAGGCGGACTTTTAAAGCCAATAGAAAGTGGAACTTATATTGTAAATGAAAAAATGTTAGAGGATTTAAAGAAGGCTGAAAGAGGAGAACATGCTTCCAATTTAGGGGGTATAATTGCTTATACTTTAGCTAAAGAACACAATATTCCAGCCTATATAGTAGACCCTGTAGTAGTAGATGAATTAGAGGATATAGCAAGAATAACAGGAATGCCTGAGATTGAAAAATCTAGTATATTCCATGCTTTAAATCAAAAAGCAATTGCTCGCCGTTTAGCTGCTGATTTAAACAAAAAATACGAAGAAGTAAATTTAATTATTGCTCATTTAGGTGGCGGTATATCTATTGGGGCTCATAAACACGGCAGGGTAGTAGATGTAAATGATGCTTTAAATGGGGAAGGGCCTTTTTCTCCAGAAAGAGCGGGAGGCCTTCCTGTACTTGACTTAGTAAAATTATGTTATAGTGGTAAATACACCTATCAGGAGATGAAAAAGAAGTTAATAGGACAAGGGGGAATAGTGGCACATTTAGGCACTAACGATGTAAGAGAAGTTTATAAAAAAATTGAAGAAGGAGATAAAAAAGCAGAATTGGTCTTAGAAGCTATGGCCTATCAGACAGCTAAGGAAATTGGAGCGATGGCAGTGGTTTTAAAAGGCCATGTAGATGCAGTAGGAATTACAGGTGGAATTGCGTATAACGAGGATTTTGTAAAAAGGATAAGTGAAAGGGTAAAATTTATAGCTCCTGTTTATGTATATCCAGGTGAGGATGAAATGTTAGCTTTGGCGCAGGGGGCATATCGGGTACTTAGCGGTGAAGAAAAAGCTAAAATGTATAGTTAA
- a CDS encoding Glu/Leu/Phe/Val family dehydrogenase produces MKIFDIMETKDYENVILCHDKTSGLKAIIAIHDTTLGPALGGCRMWTYDSEEDAINDALRLARGMTYKNAAAGLNLGGGKTVVIGNPRKDKSEALFRSLGRYIESLKGRYITAEDVGTNLKDMEYIHYETKYVAGLAETSGDPSPFTAYGVFRGIQAASEEVFGTSDLKGMRIAIQGVGNVGYNLAKHLYEAGAKLIVTDIFEDNVKRAVEEFKAEYVKPDEIYGVECDIFAPCALGAIINDETIPQLKCKIVAGSANNQLKEERHGDILQEKGILYVPDYIINAGGVINVADELNPSGYNRERAMRKVSMIFDTVKKVIQKSKEENIPTYVAADRVAEERIKTIAAVKDNYIVK; encoded by the coding sequence ATGAAAATATTTGACATAATGGAAACTAAAGATTATGAAAATGTGATTTTATGCCATGACAAGACTTCGGGTCTTAAGGCGATAATTGCAATTCATGACACAACTTTAGGTCCTGCTTTAGGCGGATGTAGGATGTGGACTTATGACTCAGAAGAGGATGCAATAAACGACGCTTTAAGGCTTGCAAGAGGGATGACTTACAAAAATGCTGCTGCTGGTTTAAACTTAGGTGGTGGTAAAACAGTTGTAATTGGAAATCCAAGAAAAGACAAATCAGAAGCATTGTTTAGAAGTCTTGGAAGGTATATAGAGTCCCTTAAAGGAAGATATATAACTGCTGAGGACGTGGGAACAAACTTAAAAGATATGGAATATATACATTATGAGACAAAATACGTTGCAGGGCTGGCTGAAACCAGTGGTGACCCATCTCCTTTTACAGCATATGGGGTATTTAGAGGAATACAAGCAGCAAGCGAAGAAGTTTTTGGTACTTCAGATCTTAAAGGCATGAGAATTGCAATACAAGGAGTAGGAAATGTAGGATACAATTTAGCAAAGCACCTATATGAAGCAGGAGCAAAGCTAATTGTAACAGACATATTTGAGGACAATGTAAAAAGAGCGGTGGAAGAATTTAAAGCCGAATATGTAAAGCCGGATGAGATATACGGGGTAGAATGTGATATATTTGCGCCTTGTGCTTTAGGAGCGATAATAAACGATGAGACAATTCCACAGCTTAAGTGCAAGATAGTAGCAGGTTCAGCTAATAACCAGTTAAAAGAAGAAAGGCATGGAGACATACTGCAGGAGAAAGGTATACTCTATGTTCCGGATTATATCATAAATGCTGGTGGAGTGATAAATGTAGCTGATGAGCTTAATCCTTCTGGCTACAACAGAGAAAGGGCTATGAGAAAGGTTTCAATGATATTTGATACAGTGAAAAAGGTGATACAGAAGTCCAAAGAAGAGAACATACCGACATATGTTGCAGCTGACAGAGTTGCGGAAGAGAGGATAAAAACTATTGCTGCCGTAAAAGACAATTATATTGTTAAATAA
- the buk gene encoding butyrate kinase, which yields MLKVLVINPGSTSTKVALYEEEREIVKTEIAHDIEALKKYKSIIEQFDLRLNAINYWIEQNNIKLKEISAIVVRGGLIKPVQSGTYLVNDIMLEDLRKGVGGEHASNLGGLIGRAIGDKYNIPVYTLDPVAVDEMEDVARISGLPELPRKSQSHALNIKACVHRYARENGIKEEKLNLVVAHMGGGISVAAITGGKIVDVNNANQMGPFSPERTGSLPSMKAVDLCYSGKYSFDEMKKKVVGMGGMVAHLGTNDAREVERRIQNGDKKAKLVFEAMAYQIAKEIGRMAAVLKGDVKSIILTGGLAYSKRLIEIIIDMTSFIAPITLYPGGDEMEALRDGALRVLRNIEKPKIYN from the coding sequence CTGTTGAAAGTTTTAGTTATCAATCCGGGTTCTACTTCTACTAAAGTGGCGTTGTATGAAGAGGAAAGAGAAATTGTAAAAACAGAGATTGCCCACGACATTGAAGCGCTTAAAAAATATAAGAGTATCATTGAGCAATTTGATTTAAGGTTAAATGCTATAAATTATTGGATAGAGCAAAATAACATAAAGTTGAAAGAAATATCTGCAATTGTGGTAAGAGGTGGACTTATAAAGCCGGTCCAAAGTGGTACTTATCTTGTAAACGATATTATGCTTGAGGATTTGAGAAAGGGAGTTGGAGGTGAACATGCTTCAAATCTCGGTGGACTAATTGGAAGAGCTATAGGAGATAAGTATAATATTCCTGTTTATACATTAGATCCTGTAGCTGTTGATGAAATGGAAGATGTTGCAAGAATTTCTGGCCTCCCTGAACTTCCAAGAAAAAGCCAATCTCATGCTTTAAACATAAAAGCGTGTGTTCATCGATATGCAAGGGAAAATGGTATTAAAGAAGAGAAATTGAATCTTGTTGTGGCTCATATGGGGGGAGGTATTTCGGTAGCGGCGATAACGGGAGGAAAAATTGTAGATGTAAACAATGCAAATCAAATGGGGCCCTTTTCACCTGAGAGGACAGGCAGCCTGCCATCGATGAAAGCTGTTGACCTTTGTTATTCTGGTAAATACAGTTTTGATGAGATGAAGAAAAAAGTTGTAGGTATGGGCGGAATGGTAGCCCATCTTGGGACAAATGATGCGAGAGAAGTAGAGAGACGCATACAAAATGGTGATAAAAAAGCTAAATTAGTTTTTGAAGCTATGGCTTATCAAATTGCAAAGGAAATTGGCAGAATGGCGGCAGTATTAAAGGGGGATGTGAAATCAATAATTTTAACTGGTGGACTTGCTTATTCTAAACGACTAATAGAGATAATCATTGATATGACCAGCTTTATTGCACCAATAACCCTATATCCAGGGGGAGATGAAATGGAAGCTTTAAGAGATGGTGCATTGAGGGTTTTAAGAAATATTGAAAAGCCCAAGATTTATAACTGA
- a CDS encoding thiamine pyrophosphate-dependent enzyme, whose product MAVVFQKTKGLTDTPFHYCPGCTHGIIHRLVAEIMEELDVLDKAIGVAPVGCAVFAYDYFNCDMQEAAHGRAPAVATGIKRVHPDKIVFTYQGDGDLAAIGTAEIVHAAARGENITVIFVNNANYGMTGGQMAPTTLIGQETTTTPYGRKPEINGYPIRVSEMLATLEGTAYIERVSVYDVKHVMQAKKAIKNAFLAQIQKKGFSMIEVLSSCPTNWGMTPVEALNWIKEHMEPYYPLGVYKNTLEEVK is encoded by the coding sequence ATGGCTGTTGTATTTCAAAAAACAAAGGGATTGACAGATACGCCTTTTCATTATTGTCCAGGCTGTACTCATGGTATAATCCACAGGTTAGTAGCTGAAATTATGGAAGAGTTAGATGTTTTAGATAAGGCAATAGGTGTTGCTCCTGTAGGATGTGCTGTATTTGCATATGACTATTTTAATTGTGATATGCAAGAGGCAGCTCATGGGAGGGCTCCAGCAGTTGCTACAGGTATTAAGAGAGTTCATCCTGATAAAATTGTGTTTACTTATCAAGGAGATGGAGACTTAGCAGCTATTGGAACAGCAGAGATTGTTCATGCGGCTGCAAGGGGAGAAAATATAACAGTTATTTTTGTCAACAATGCTAACTATGGAATGACAGGAGGACAAATGGCTCCTACTACATTAATTGGTCAGGAAACAACTACTACTCCTTACGGAAGAAAGCCAGAAATAAATGGTTATCCCATTAGAGTGAGTGAAATGCTAGCGACCCTTGAGGGTACAGCATATATCGAAAGAGTATCTGTTTACGATGTAAAACATGTAATGCAGGCTAAAAAAGCCATAAAAAATGCATTTTTAGCTCAAATACAAAAAAAGGGGTTTTCTATGATAGAAGTGCTCTCTAGTTGTCCTACTAACTGGGGTATGACACCGGTAGAGGCATTAAATTGGATAAAAGAGCACATGGAACCGTATTACCCTTTGGGTGTGTATAAAAACACCTTAGAGGAGGTTAAGTAA
- a CDS encoding 2-oxoacid:acceptor oxidoreductase family protein gives MEERIIFAGFGGQGVLSMGLIITYAGMFEGKNVSWTPSYGPEMRGGTAYCNVTVSDEEVGSPIITEATSVVVMNRPSLDKYESYVIPGGKLFINTSLVDRKAERKDIEVYEIPANDIANELGNLKIANMVMIGAFIEATKVVKMETVLKALPEVFGKGKEHLMPINEKALNRGAELVKSLITTKK, from the coding sequence ATGGAAGAAAGAATAATTTTTGCAGGCTTTGGTGGTCAAGGAGTTTTATCAATGGGGCTTATAATTACCTATGCGGGAATGTTTGAAGGGAAAAATGTGTCTTGGACTCCTTCTTATGGTCCTGAAATGAGAGGAGGAACTGCCTATTGTAATGTCACTGTATCAGATGAGGAAGTAGGCTCTCCAATTATTACAGAGGCTACCTCTGTAGTTGTAATGAATAGGCCTTCTTTAGACAAATATGAATCTTATGTGATACCAGGTGGAAAATTATTCATAAATACTTCATTAGTAGATAGAAAAGCAGAGAGAAAAGATATAGAAGTGTATGAGATACCTGCCAATGATATTGCTAATGAATTGGGTAATTTAAAAATTGCTAACATGGTGATGATAGGAGCTTTCATAGAAGCCACTAAAGTTGTAAAAATGGAAACAGTACTAAAAGCTCTGCCTGAGGTCTTTGGCAAAGGTAAAGAGCATTTGATGCCTATAAATGAAAAAGCGTTAAATAGGGGAGCAGAATTAGTAAAAAGTCTCATTACAACTAAAAAATAA
- a CDS encoding 3-methyl-2-oxobutanoate dehydrogenase subunit VorB, whose translation MAKVLMKGNEALAEAAIQAGCRHYFGYPITPQNEVTAYMAKRMPEVGGVFLQAESEVSAINMVYGAGGAGARVMTSTSSPGLSLMQEGISYLAGAQVPCVIVNIMRGGPGLGDIQGAQGDYFQSTKGGGHGDYRLIVLAPSTIQEMADLVQEAFDIADEYRNPVVILGDGMLGQMMEPVDFENIQKRKRDIPEKTWATTGRGNREHRNIINSLYIDPPVLEKYNYQLFEKYAKAEKNEVRYEMINCEDAEVILVAYGTIARVAKNVMNIARREGYKVGLIRPISLWPFPKEPFEKTVDTAKAYLTVEMSMGQMVEDVKLAVQFKKPVYFYGRPGGMIPEPAVMLEQIKKIAGGAK comes from the coding sequence ATGGCTAAGGTATTAATGAAAGGTAATGAGGCGTTAGCGGAAGCAGCTATTCAAGCTGGGTGTAGACATTACTTTGGTTATCCTATAACACCTCAAAATGAGGTTACAGCTTACATGGCAAAGAGAATGCCAGAGGTAGGTGGCGTATTTTTACAAGCAGAAAGTGAAGTTTCTGCTATAAATATGGTATATGGAGCAGGTGGAGCAGGAGCTCGTGTTATGACTTCCACCAGCAGCCCTGGTTTGAGTCTTATGCAAGAAGGTATCTCATATCTTGCAGGTGCTCAAGTACCTTGTGTAATTGTGAATATAATGAGGGGTGGCCCAGGATTAGGAGATATTCAAGGAGCTCAAGGAGATTACTTTCAATCTACAAAAGGAGGAGGCCATGGAGATTATAGATTGATTGTCCTTGCTCCTTCTACAATCCAAGAAATGGCAGATTTAGTCCAAGAAGCTTTTGATATTGCAGATGAATATAGGAACCCTGTTGTTATATTGGGAGACGGGATGTTAGGTCAGATGATGGAACCTGTAGATTTTGAAAATATTCAAAAAAGAAAGAGAGATATTCCAGAAAAAACATGGGCTACTACAGGAAGAGGAAATAGAGAGCATAGAAACATAATCAATTCTTTATATATCGATCCACCTGTATTAGAGAAATATAATTATCAATTATTTGAAAAATATGCAAAAGCTGAAAAGAATGAAGTTAGATATGAAATGATAAATTGCGAAGATGCGGAGGTTATTTTAGTTGCCTATGGTACTATTGCCCGCGTAGCAAAGAATGTGATGAATATTGCGAGAAGAGAAGGGTATAAAGTAGGATTAATAAGACCTATCTCCTTGTGGCCTTTCCCGAAAGAGCCTTTTGAAAAGACAGTTGATACCGCAAAAGCTTATTTGACTGTAGAAATGAGCATGGGACAAATGGTAGAAGATGTAAAACTTGCAGTACAATTCAAAAAGCCGGTCTATTTCTACGGAAGGCCGGGTGGTATGATACCAGAGCCAGCTGTGATGCTAGAACAAATTAAGAAAATAGCAGGAGGTGCGAAATAA